One genomic segment of Blastopirellula marina includes these proteins:
- a CDS encoding ExbD/TolR family protein: protein MLDITPLIDIVFLLLIFFMVMTRFDEEDYKLDVVLPTASEAQPLISQPRELFINIDAEGRFFVRGDEHSITEIEEILEQTAADNPESSVIIRADKDSKIEFSVQVMNACNKAKLSNYSISTAAVEPN from the coding sequence ATGTTGGATATTACTCCACTGATCGATATCGTCTTTTTATTGCTGATCTTCTTCATGGTGATGACCCGATTCGATGAAGAAGACTACAAGCTGGATGTCGTGTTGCCGACCGCCAGCGAGGCACAGCCCTTGATATCGCAGCCTCGCGAACTGTTTATCAACATTGATGCCGAAGGACGCTTTTTTGTGCGGGGGGACGAACATTCGATCACTGAAATCGAAGAGATCCTCGAGCAGACGGCTGCCGACAATCCCGAGAGTTCAGTGATTATTCGAGCGGACAAAGACAGCAAAATCGAATTCAGCGTTCAGGTGATGAATGCCTGTAATAAGGCCAAGCTCAGTAACTATTCGATCAGCACCGCCGCCGTCGAGCCAAACTAA
- a CDS encoding prenyltransferase/squalene oxidase repeat-containing protein, producing MAKHWSKEQLPPQLSSTDEKAWPVYTAYTFFMLYFGASSYLLFDWDHELWYFNAKVYIAFATVAWLVGLAIIPLLDLGSVRRGIQLSIVLSLMLHLSMFLGMVAIDVGEVADTSLNQNREKTPQRQPVVIPDYSPAQINEDRDAEREYEQPVETKEAEAQVDPLEQEKIEHEQPEMKENDVSQEELPREVQPEEMERREQQVEQPKQETLQDLPSQLAKQAREMQQREVEQAQQIEVQRQEEMQPELSAADAAAQRSAQAIEMQRQASSIQDAVQRMTDLQRQNTAQDLPSLSPTQAQEVQRQRTETNNLAQTQAENVEVQRNNPQQVRAQAQAADLARQEAQQQANQPRAMVQSPSPTTLAASMAMTRSQQSPEMQIAPSASSADIARNASASNLPTINTNVSDQLPRPTPGQSSNSQLRPAAGSVARQEVGGDGVTANATNPGQLWARPSTADRTAEMVQQHGATRSMASRDEGIVTSNQANPSIGRTPSAGAQAMNGPSAQIEFQGPANGNQAAANADALASGQFSSPSMNVGRANGNGADQIGSGQVGAAEVGTPGANRGADFSALSRGTGNRGNDGPSLAEMASGTQGLPGSRTPGAGPVVGTRATADGVPGGGGGAMQPGGGDIAGSLPGLGSVPEIRRRNVGGPAMPSGRPGVNDLAGAPIGAATEPGFIGRRRTSDAPQITTNMANIPVRSPGRRGPLLSTRAAVPTEAFSRRAMRKGEGAGDGSRRPSRETEEAIERGLAFLARHQSSDGRWSLKGFAAVHPENFNIYRNELATLNSDTAATGLSLLAFLGAGYDHLSDKYETEVRGGVTFLVENQKENGDLYIEMDPTSNSSCRLYSHAIAALALCEAYGMTQDESLRAAAQKSLDYIEAAQDPELGGWRYTPGNGSDTSVTGWMLLALKSGQLAGLRVDPRSFEGIRKWLASAESRQGGRAVYVYNPNAPDTPQQRHGRDPSQTMTAVGALIQLYLGNRRDSRILQDSADYLKENLPALGTPEAPLRDTYYWYYATQVMFHMRGEHWEAWDSKLHVMLEQTQVLDGPAAGSWDPKGDVPDRWGGFAGRIYVTTMNLLSLEVYHRHLPIYDEVAN from the coding sequence ATGGCAAAGCATTGGAGCAAAGAACAGCTGCCTCCTCAGCTCTCGTCCACCGACGAGAAGGCGTGGCCGGTCTATACGGCCTACACGTTCTTCATGCTGTATTTCGGTGCGTCGAGCTATCTCCTTTTCGACTGGGATCACGAGCTGTGGTACTTCAACGCCAAGGTATACATCGCGTTCGCGACGGTGGCCTGGTTGGTGGGGCTGGCGATCATTCCCCTGCTCGATCTGGGCAGCGTTCGCCGTGGTATTCAGCTTTCGATCGTGCTCAGCCTGATGCTGCACTTGAGCATGTTTCTCGGCATGGTGGCGATCGATGTCGGAGAAGTTGCTGATACTTCGCTCAACCAAAATCGTGAGAAAACGCCCCAGCGGCAACCGGTGGTCATTCCCGACTATAGCCCCGCTCAGATCAACGAAGATCGCGATGCCGAGCGCGAATACGAACAGCCTGTCGAAACCAAGGAAGCCGAAGCTCAGGTCGATCCGCTCGAGCAGGAAAAGATCGAGCACGAGCAGCCGGAGATGAAGGAGAACGATGTCTCGCAGGAAGAGCTTCCACGCGAAGTTCAGCCTGAGGAAATGGAGCGCCGCGAACAACAGGTCGAGCAGCCGAAGCAAGAGACGCTGCAAGACCTGCCGTCGCAGCTGGCCAAGCAGGCCCGCGAGATGCAGCAGCGCGAAGTCGAACAGGCTCAGCAGATTGAAGTCCAGCGACAAGAGGAGATGCAGCCTGAGCTATCCGCCGCTGACGCCGCCGCACAGCGCTCTGCCCAGGCGATTGAAATGCAGCGACAGGCGTCCAGCATTCAGGATGCCGTTCAGCGAATGACCGATCTTCAACGACAGAACACGGCGCAAGATCTGCCAAGTCTTTCCCCCACCCAGGCCCAGGAAGTTCAACGGCAACGCACCGAAACCAACAATCTCGCTCAAACCCAGGCCGAGAACGTCGAGGTTCAGCGAAACAATCCACAGCAAGTTCGAGCCCAGGCCCAAGCCGCCGATCTAGCTCGTCAGGAAGCCCAGCAGCAAGCCAATCAGCCTCGTGCTATGGTCCAATCGCCGAGCCCAACCACCCTGGCTGCCAGCATGGCGATGACGCGTAGCCAGCAAAGCCCTGAGATGCAGATCGCTCCATCGGCTTCGTCGGCGGATATCGCTCGCAATGCTTCGGCCAGCAACTTGCCCACGATCAACACGAACGTCAGCGATCAGCTGCCTCGGCCTACGCCAGGGCAGTCCAGCAATTCGCAGCTTCGGCCAGCCGCCGGTAGTGTCGCTCGGCAAGAGGTCGGCGGCGATGGCGTGACGGCCAATGCGACTAACCCGGGCCAACTCTGGGCTCGCCCTTCGACGGCCGATCGCACGGCAGAGATGGTCCAGCAGCATGGTGCTACGCGTAGCATGGCTTCGCGTGACGAAGGGATCGTCACCAGCAATCAGGCCAATCCATCGATCGGTCGAACGCCATCTGCCGGTGCCCAAGCGATGAACGGACCAAGTGCCCAGATCGAATTCCAGGGACCAGCCAATGGCAATCAAGCCGCTGCCAACGCCGATGCTTTGGCTTCCGGGCAGTTCTCGTCACCTTCGATGAATGTTGGTCGAGCTAACGGTAACGGTGCCGATCAAATCGGTAGTGGCCAAGTGGGTGCAGCCGAGGTCGGAACGCCTGGTGCCAATCGTGGTGCTGACTTCTCGGCGCTATCGCGTGGAACCGGTAATCGCGGCAACGATGGTCCTTCACTGGCTGAAATGGCCTCGGGAACCCAAGGCCTGCCAGGCAGCCGTACGCCAGGAGCTGGCCCCGTCGTTGGCACGCGGGCAACCGCGGATGGAGTTCCCGGCGGAGGGGGCGGAGCGATGCAGCCAGGAGGTGGCGATATTGCGGGCTCGCTGCCAGGTTTGGGTAGCGTGCCCGAAATTCGTCGGCGAAACGTCGGTGGACCGGCGATGCCATCGGGTAGGCCAGGCGTGAACGATCTGGCTGGCGCTCCGATCGGAGCAGCCACCGAGCCAGGGTTCATCGGGCGACGTCGAACGAGTGACGCTCCACAGATCACCACGAACATGGCGAACATTCCCGTGCGATCTCCTGGTCGTCGTGGTCCGCTGTTAAGCACCCGGGCAGCCGTTCCGACCGAAGCGTTCAGCCGCCGTGCGATGCGAAAAGGAGAAGGGGCAGGGGATGGATCGCGCCGGCCTAGTCGTGAAACGGAAGAAGCCATCGAACGCGGCCTCGCGTTTCTGGCTCGTCACCAGTCGTCCGATGGCCGCTGGAGCTTGAAGGGCTTCGCAGCCGTCCATCCCGAGAACTTCAATATCTATCGCAACGAGTTGGCTACGCTCAATTCCGATACGGCGGCAACGGGGCTCTCGCTGTTGGCCTTCCTGGGGGCCGGTTACGATCACCTCAGCGATAAGTACGAAACGGAAGTCCGCGGCGGCGTCACGTTCCTGGTCGAGAATCAGAAAGAAAACGGCGATCTGTACATCGAAATGGACCCCACCTCGAATTCCAGCTGCCGTCTGTACAGCCATGCCATTGCGGCACTTGCGTTGTGTGAGGCCTACGGCATGACGCAGGACGAATCGCTGCGTGCGGCGGCCCAAAAGTCGCTCGATTACATCGAGGCCGCTCAAGATCCGGAACTCGGTGGCTGGCGATACACGCCTGGTAACGGTAGCGATACCTCGGTGACCGGCTGGATGTTGTTGGCCCTCAAGAGTGGTCAGCTGGCAGGGCTGCGGGTCGATCCGAGGTCGTTCGAGGGAATCCGTAAGTGGCTGGCATCGGCTGAGTCACGCCAGGGTGGCCGGGCCGTTTATGTTTACAATCCTAACGCACCTGATACACCGCAACAGCGTCATGGTCGCGACCCCAGCCAAACGATGACCGCCGTGGGAGCTCTCATTCAGCTTTACTTGGGCAATCGCCGCGATAGCCGCATCTTGCAGGACAGTGCCGACTACCTGAAAGAGAACCTTCCCGCGCTGGGGACCCCGGAAGCTCCGCTGCGGGATACCTACTACTGGTATTACGCCACCCAGGTGATGTTCCACATGCGGGGCGAGCACTGGGAGGCCTGGGACAGCAAGCTACACGTCATGCTCGAGCAAACCCAGGTTCTCGATGGCCCCGCCGCCGGCAGTTGGGATCCGAAAGGGGACGTGCCAGATCGCTGGGGCGGTTTCGCCGGACGCATCTACGTGACGACGATGAACCTGCTTTCGCTGGAAGTGTATCACCGTCACTTGCCGATCTACGACGAAGTGGCGAACTAG
- a CDS encoding winged helix-turn-helix domain-containing protein, giving the protein MSISTDLHEDTMQKIGETSGQIWAYLSAEGPVSLTKLTKEVGEKKDTILLAVGWLARENKVFFFEKGRNKLIGLIDEHGPPEP; this is encoded by the coding sequence ATGTCGATTTCCACCGATCTCCACGAAGATACGATGCAGAAAATCGGGGAAACTTCGGGCCAGATTTGGGCCTATCTATCAGCCGAAGGTCCTGTGTCCCTGACCAAGCTGACCAAAGAGGTGGGCGAAAAGAAGGACACTATCCTGCTGGCAGTCGGTTGGCTGGCACGCGAGAACAAGGTGTTCTTCTTCGAAAAAGGCCGCAACAAGCTAATTGGCCTGATCGATGAACATGGCCCGCCAGAGCCGTAA